In Numidum massiliense, a single genomic region encodes these proteins:
- a CDS encoding N-acetylmannosamine-6-phosphate 2-epimerase, whose amino-acid sequence MGTIIPHRGLVVSCQALEDEPLHGSHHMAAMARAAKMGGAVAIRANGEDDISAIKKAVNLPIIGIKKKDYANYDIYITPTVADAVTVHEAGADIVAIDGTKRARPDKQTLAETIAELHRHEVTVMTDVSTFEEGVHAATCGADYVATTLSGYTPYSPQQQEPDLALVSKLAEELAVPVVAEGRIRSPQQAVAALDAGAHFVVVGGAITRPQEITARYADAIRGINVPG is encoded by the coding sequence ATGGGAACGATAATACCCCATCGCGGGTTGGTCGTGTCGTGTCAAGCGTTAGAGGACGAACCACTACACGGGTCACATCATATGGCTGCGATGGCGCGCGCTGCGAAAATGGGTGGCGCCGTTGCGATTCGCGCGAATGGCGAAGACGATATCTCCGCCATTAAAAAGGCGGTCAACCTACCGATCATCGGGATTAAGAAGAAAGACTATGCGAACTACGACATTTATATTACCCCGACAGTCGCCGATGCCGTTACCGTGCACGAAGCGGGTGCCGACATCGTCGCCATTGACGGGACGAAGCGTGCACGGCCGGACAAACAAACGCTCGCCGAAACGATCGCCGAGCTACATCGGCATGAGGTGACCGTCATGACCGATGTCTCTACGTTTGAAGAGGGTGTACACGCTGCGACCTGTGGCGCTGATTATGTGGCGACGACATTGTCCGGATACACACCCTACAGTCCACAACAACAAGAACCAGACTTAGCGCTCGTCAGTAAACTGGCGGAAGAACTAGCCGTTCCAGTTGTTGCGGAAGGACGCATCCGGTCACCACAACAAGCAGTGGCAGCATTAGATGCCGGTGCTCACTTTGTCGTCGTCGGGGGAGCAATTACCCGTCCACAAGAAATCACGGCAAGGTATGCGGATGCGATTAGAGGAATTAACGTCCCGGGGTAA
- a CDS encoding ROK family protein translates to MNVIGVDLGGTKIKVGLLDGGGTIQATVSAATPRGSEAILQTVAELVRALQAKSEGKAIGAVGVGTAGRVDPIKGNIVAAGDTIPGWAGTEVKKVLEGDLSLPVFVTNDVNAAALGDGWLGAGKARTQYAYITIGTGLGGALVNGGKVIPGITGGAGEFGHTILYPNGIPCGCGQRGCVEKYVSGTALNRLAAEVDPAWDSYELLAQYRQGNEKALEVVRQFVADLSVVLINVQNMFDPEIVILGGGVIDSYAEWKDLLAQTLCEGAKITVHVAASPLGNEAGMIGAARLALDGIASSD, encoded by the coding sequence ATGAACGTCATCGGTGTCGACTTAGGTGGGACAAAAATAAAGGTAGGGCTGCTAGATGGTGGCGGGACAATTCAGGCAACGGTTAGCGCCGCAACGCCGCGCGGTAGCGAAGCGATTTTGCAAACGGTGGCCGAATTAGTGCGCGCACTCCAAGCGAAAAGCGAAGGGAAAGCGATCGGTGCCGTCGGTGTTGGTACGGCGGGACGAGTCGACCCGATTAAAGGTAACATCGTCGCCGCTGGAGACACAATTCCGGGGTGGGCGGGCACGGAAGTAAAAAAGGTGTTAGAAGGGGATTTGTCGCTGCCGGTGTTCGTCACGAACGACGTGAACGCGGCCGCTTTAGGAGACGGTTGGTTAGGTGCGGGAAAAGCGCGCACGCAATATGCGTATATAACGATCGGTACTGGTTTAGGGGGCGCACTCGTCAATGGCGGGAAGGTCATACCCGGTATCACTGGTGGCGCGGGGGAATTTGGGCATACGATATTGTACCCAAATGGCATTCCGTGTGGCTGTGGACAGCGAGGCTGCGTCGAAAAGTACGTGTCGGGCACGGCGCTGAACCGTTTGGCGGCTGAGGTGGATCCGGCATGGGACAGTTATGAACTACTCGCGCAATATCGTCAGGGGAATGAGAAAGCGTTAGAAGTCGTCCGGCAGTTCGTCGCCGACTTAAGTGTCGTCTTAATTAATGTGCAAAACATGTTCGATCCGGAGATCGTTATTCTCGGCGGCGGCGTGATCGACTCATACGCAGAGTGGAAAGACCTTCTCGCGCAAACGTTATGTGAAGGGGCTAAAATAACGGTTCACGTCGCTGCGTCCCCGCTAGGAAACGAAGCTGGTATGATCGGTGCCGCTCGCCTAGCGCTCGACGGCATTGCCTCTTCTGACTAA
- a CDS encoding extracellular solute-binding protein — protein MNQKVSRKTFRTRYEGMIDTLRLEIQSNKYADGDFLPSENELSKQFRLSKNSVRKGLDVLVQEGLIEKKPRVGNVVVKQSVQEVVTIRFGYYPSLLEEADLMHLIDRFQKSYPSTRVKPLVLPYDDYERTVQHYFAHDLVDVISINYHDFLAVKETGGSAQFAPLQKQPHIYSFLTDVFTVDENLLVQPFVFSPLILCYNKDHFTEKGLAEPDSGWTWQQLRRVALQLKGENRCGFYAHLLSPNRWPVFLLQSLPTDGSPFVADERFMQRLNDAHQLVADNNPFALLLSESEADTIALFQDEKASVIMTTYFNINKLRNASFRYDISPLPFFDEPRTLTLAIGLAVNKESRHAGACKLFVDYLTSLEAQMLIRQRTLSIPAVKQAAEWNGATEVPHPSRYHMFREIIPTFHWIDELGLSSKLISRDMHTLLKLLWSHMISEEQFMREFLWLTE, from the coding sequence ATGAACCAAAAGGTGAGTCGTAAAACGTTTCGCACCCGTTACGAGGGCATGATCGATACGTTGCGCTTAGAAATACAGTCAAACAAATATGCAGACGGGGACTTCCTCCCTTCGGAAAACGAGCTATCTAAGCAATTCCGCTTGAGTAAAAACTCGGTGCGCAAAGGGTTAGACGTGCTCGTTCAAGAAGGATTGATCGAAAAAAAACCACGCGTCGGCAATGTCGTCGTCAAGCAATCGGTCCAGGAGGTCGTGACGATTCGGTTCGGCTACTATCCGTCGCTATTAGAAGAAGCCGACCTCATGCACCTCATCGACCGTTTTCAAAAGTCGTACCCGTCGACTCGCGTGAAACCACTCGTTTTGCCTTACGACGACTATGAAAGAACAGTGCAACACTATTTTGCTCACGATCTCGTCGACGTCATTTCGATTAATTATCACGACTTTCTAGCGGTGAAAGAAACAGGTGGGTCGGCCCAATTTGCCCCTTTGCAGAAGCAGCCACACATTTACTCATTTTTAACCGATGTATTCACAGTGGATGAGAACCTGCTCGTGCAACCATTTGTATTTTCACCGCTCATACTTTGTTACAATAAAGACCACTTTACAGAGAAAGGACTAGCCGAGCCGGACAGTGGCTGGACGTGGCAACAGTTGCGCCGTGTCGCTTTGCAATTGAAGGGTGAGAACCGCTGCGGGTTTTACGCCCACTTACTGTCACCGAACCGTTGGCCCGTTTTTTTGTTGCAAAGTTTGCCGACGGACGGTAGCCCTTTCGTCGCCGACGAGCGCTTTATGCAGCGATTAAACGATGCACACCAGTTAGTGGCTGACAATAACCCGTTTGCATTGCTCTTGTCGGAAAGTGAAGCAGATACGATCGCGTTATTTCAGGATGAAAAAGCGTCGGTCATTATGACGACCTATTTCAATATTAACAAATTAAGGAACGCATCGTTCCGTTACGACATCTCGCCGCTACCATTTTTTGATGAGCCACGCACGTTGACGCTGGCGATTGGTTTAGCTGTGAACAAAGAGTCGCGCCATGCGGGGGCGTGTAAACTATTCGTGGATTATTTAACGTCGCTAGAGGCACAGATGCTTATCCGTCAGCGCACGCTCAGTATTCCCGCAGTCAAACAAGCGGCCGAGTGGAACGGCGCGACGGAAGTCCCCCATCCGTCGCGTTATCACATGTTTCGAGAAATTATCCCGACATTTCACTGGATTGATGAACTCGGGCTCAGTAGTAAACTGATCAGCCGCGACATGCACACGCTGTTGAAATTGCTCTGGTCGCATATGATTAGCGAAGAACAATTTATGCGCGAGTTTCTCTGGCTGACTGAGTAG
- a CDS encoding ligand-binding sensor domain-containing protein produces MLAVSDGENVREIGTAIHNVSIPGAAYGKGPNGEEWIYAVSTGSPAIFNVIDAKTGERVDSFPLEGASSSWGVTVDPDGNVYIGTYRSSLLFRYVPGADHVELIGKPIKGESYIWRLASDDQGRIYGGTYPGGKVFQYDPKTDTFRDYGQMVEGQQYARSLDVYKDKVYVGVGTKGPNLVELDIETGEKREIPLPEKYADSANVYGVNVAKDKLFAWVTGVNTVLVYDLETMDLVDEIEHVDGLDVSSAGPKNEVYMIINKELHAYHLKKKSLRATGFDNLMTARDFGWVKLKQKGFPGKTLVSITFDGSIRMYNPQSGKYQTIQGQVEGEPATIQSLAQGPDGNIYVGGYFSGGLSTYDYKADAITEYKGIAQIEGMTTFRDKLYMGVYTGAQLHSYDPQQPYNYGVNPVEHFRLRDEGQDRPFALAPAGEQLAMGTVPDYGKLGGTLSFFNPATEEYFVHHDVVKEQSITALAYKNGLVYGGTSVYGGLGTTPSQEEGKLFVWDVAKGKKVSEVVPIPGEKAITALTFDNDGKLWGITAGYLFQYDPEAGKVVRYEQLYPFKWEQVEHYWRGGFLAFDEDGYLYGSALNHLFKVDPKTWESETLVDNAALFAQDAAGNIYFSRGHKLYQYKK; encoded by the coding sequence GTGCTAGCGGTATCCGACGGCGAAAACGTCCGCGAGATCGGAACAGCGATACATAACGTATCGATTCCCGGTGCGGCCTACGGGAAAGGGCCGAACGGCGAGGAATGGATTTACGCCGTCTCGACCGGTTCCCCCGCAATTTTTAATGTGATCGACGCCAAAACGGGGGAGCGCGTGGACAGTTTCCCCTTAGAAGGAGCGAGCAGTTCCTGGGGTGTAACCGTTGACCCCGACGGGAACGTGTATATCGGTACTTACAGAAGTTCCCTATTGTTCCGTTACGTTCCCGGGGCCGATCACGTCGAGCTGATCGGGAAGCCAATCAAAGGGGAATCGTACATTTGGCGCCTCGCGTCGGACGATCAAGGGAGGATTTACGGCGGAACATACCCAGGAGGGAAAGTATTCCAATACGATCCGAAGACCGATACGTTTCGCGACTACGGCCAGATGGTAGAAGGGCAACAGTATGCGCGTAGCTTAGACGTATACAAAGATAAAGTGTACGTCGGCGTCGGCACGAAAGGCCCGAATCTCGTCGAACTCGACATTGAAACCGGTGAGAAGCGGGAAATTCCCTTACCGGAAAAATACGCCGACAGCGCTAATGTATACGGTGTAAACGTGGCAAAAGACAAACTGTTTGCTTGGGTGACAGGCGTCAACACCGTTCTCGTCTACGATTTAGAAACGATGGATCTCGTCGACGAAATTGAACACGTGGACGGACTAGACGTATCGTCAGCTGGTCCCAAAAACGAAGTGTACATGATCATTAACAAAGAGCTGCACGCCTATCATTTGAAAAAGAAGAGTCTGCGGGCAACCGGCTTTGACAATTTAATGACCGCACGGGACTTCGGGTGGGTGAAGCTAAAGCAGAAAGGTTTTCCTGGGAAAACGTTAGTCAGTATCACCTTCGACGGCAGCATTCGCATGTACAACCCGCAGTCGGGCAAGTATCAAACGATACAAGGGCAAGTAGAAGGTGAACCGGCGACGATCCAGTCGCTCGCACAAGGCCCGGACGGCAACATCTATGTCGGTGGTTACTTTTCCGGCGGCCTGTCCACGTACGACTACAAAGCGGACGCCATAACGGAATACAAAGGGATTGCCCAAATCGAAGGGATGACGACCTTCCGAGATAAGCTGTACATGGGTGTTTACACCGGTGCGCAACTGCATTCATACGATCCGCAGCAGCCGTACAACTACGGGGTCAACCCGGTGGAACATTTTCGGTTGCGAGACGAAGGACAAGACCGCCCGTTTGCGTTAGCACCTGCTGGCGAACAGTTAGCGATGGGGACAGTGCCCGACTACGGGAAGTTAGGCGGGACATTGTCGTTCTTTAATCCTGCAACTGAAGAATATTTCGTCCACCATGATGTCGTAAAGGAGCAAAGTATCACCGCACTCGCTTACAAGAACGGCCTCGTATACGGTGGAACGTCTGTTTACGGCGGACTCGGGACGACACCTTCACAAGAGGAAGGGAAGCTATTCGTCTGGGACGTCGCCAAAGGAAAGAAAGTATCCGAAGTCGTTCCCATCCCTGGAGAAAAAGCGATTACCGCCCTCACCTTCGACAACGACGGGAAGTTGTGGGGCATTACAGCGGGCTACTTATTCCAATACGATCCAGAAGCTGGGAAAGTTGTCCGTTACGAACAGCTGTATCCTTTTAAGTGGGAGCAAGTGGAGCACTACTGGCGCGGAGGATTCCTTGCGTTTGACGAAGATGGCTACTTGTACGGCAGTGCGTTAAACCACCTGTTCAAAGTAGATCCGAAGACGTGGGAAAGCGAAACGCTCGTAGACAATGCCGCCCTATTCGCGCAAGACGCGGCGGGTAACATTTACTTCTCTCGCGGCCACAAGCTTTATCAATATAAAAAGTAG
- a CDS encoding zinc-dependent alcohol dehydrogenase → MKCIARQRGEVLVTDFPRPETAPKDHVLVKTTYSAISPGTEMMMIEQNNPNPSPLGYCAAGEVIEVGDGVTHVQKGDRVTCYGAPYVYHAEYLVVPKNLAVSVPETVDLKAAAFSGIGAIVIHGLRQANMQFGETAVVLGLGLLGQLTAQIAENAGYRVIAYDLLASRRKMMRETSRHVIVCDTEEQLEAHLGTETEQAGADSVLICASAENAELIDTSLAWLRDRGRIVIVGDLPVTLDRELMFQKEAELAISRAGGPGRYDRHYEKGGVDYPIGYVRWTEGRNMQEYVHLLAENKLQVDPLISRVLHVDDARKAYDSFRESPETTLGIIIEY, encoded by the coding sequence ATGAAGTGCATCGCTAGACAAAGAGGGGAAGTCCTCGTAACTGACTTCCCCCGGCCGGAAACGGCGCCGAAAGATCACGTATTAGTAAAGACAACGTACTCCGCCATCAGCCCGGGGACGGAAATGATGATGATTGAGCAAAACAACCCGAATCCGTCACCGCTCGGTTATTGTGCCGCTGGGGAGGTTATTGAGGTAGGCGACGGAGTGACTCACGTACAGAAAGGCGACCGCGTGACTTGCTATGGTGCGCCGTACGTGTACCATGCGGAATATTTAGTCGTCCCGAAAAACCTCGCCGTCTCCGTCCCAGAGACCGTCGACCTGAAAGCGGCGGCGTTTAGCGGGATCGGCGCGATCGTCATTCACGGGTTGCGGCAAGCGAACATGCAATTCGGGGAGACGGCAGTCGTACTCGGGCTCGGTTTACTCGGGCAGCTGACGGCGCAAATCGCAGAAAATGCTGGTTACCGCGTCATTGCTTACGATTTACTCGCCAGTCGGCGCAAAATGATGCGTGAGACGTCGCGCCACGTCATCGTGTGCGATACGGAGGAGCAGTTAGAGGCGCATCTGGGCACCGAGACGGAGCAGGCGGGTGCGGATAGCGTCCTCATCTGTGCCAGTGCAGAAAATGCAGAGCTCATCGACACGAGCTTGGCGTGGCTTCGCGACCGTGGCCGCATCGTCATCGTCGGTGACCTACCGGTTACACTCGACCGTGAGCTCATGTTTCAAAAAGAGGCGGAACTTGCGATCTCGCGCGCCGGCGGTCCGGGGCGTTACGACCGACATTATGAAAAAGGCGGCGTCGACTATCCGATCGGCTACGTACGCTGGACCGAAGGGCGCAACATGCAAGAATACGTCCACCTGCTAGCGGAGAATAAGCTGCAAGTCGATCCACTTATCAGCCGTGTGCTGCATGTCGACGACGCCCGCAAAGCGTACGATTCGTTCCGCGAATCGCCGGAGACGACACTCGGGATCATCATCGAATATTAG
- a CDS encoding FAD-dependent oxidoreductase, with product MREYTADVVIIGGSTGGVAAALAAASRGMKVILTEETAWIGGQLTSQAVPPDEHPWMEQFGCTRSYRRFRQLVRAYYKSNFPLRAKALADDQFNPGSAIVSKLSHEPRAALAVMYQMLAPYIHNGNLTVWTHHTPVATEVQGDRILSLTVKDCHGGEQNQLTAPYFLDATETGELLPLAGVEYVTGSESQAQTGEPHALPDEADPLDMQAITHCFAVDFVPEEDHTIEKPAQYDFWRTYQADFWPDLQLSWSGVYPETLQHRTYTLFPEGEHFSLWTYRRVIDERHFLPGSGFRDVTIVNWPQNDYWLGPVFEVDETTANRHLEGAKQLSLSLLYWMQTEAPRHDGGYGYRELRLRKDVMGTDDGLAMGPYIRESRRIKACFTVLEQHISGEVRGERGAEVFHDSVGVGSYRIDLHPSTGNRHYIDFASHPFQIPLGSLIPVRMNNLLPACKNIGSTHITNGCYRLHPVEWNIGEVAGHLAAFALAKKKRPREVYEQKALLEDFQRQLTASGIELAWPKLQAL from the coding sequence ATGCGAGAATACACGGCAGACGTAGTCATTATCGGAGGCAGCACGGGTGGCGTCGCGGCAGCTCTTGCAGCGGCCAGTAGGGGCATGAAAGTCATACTGACGGAAGAGACGGCGTGGATCGGCGGTCAGCTGACGAGTCAGGCGGTGCCGCCGGACGAACATCCGTGGATGGAGCAATTTGGCTGTACGCGTTCGTACCGCCGCTTTCGCCAACTCGTGCGGGCATATTACAAAAGCAATTTCCCGCTCCGCGCCAAGGCGTTAGCGGATGATCAGTTCAACCCGGGAAGCGCGATCGTTAGCAAGTTGTCGCACGAACCGCGTGCAGCGCTTGCGGTCATGTACCAAATGTTGGCACCCTACATTCACAACGGCAATTTGACCGTGTGGACACACCATACGCCTGTCGCCACGGAAGTTCAAGGAGATCGTATCTTATCGCTAACTGTTAAAGACTGCCACGGCGGAGAGCAAAACCAGTTGACGGCGCCGTACTTTTTAGATGCGACGGAAACGGGTGAACTGCTGCCGCTCGCCGGTGTCGAATACGTAACTGGCTCGGAGTCTCAAGCGCAAACAGGCGAGCCGCACGCCTTGCCCGACGAGGCGGATCCGCTCGACATGCAAGCGATCACGCACTGCTTTGCGGTCGATTTTGTGCCGGAAGAAGACCATACGATTGAAAAACCGGCGCAATACGACTTCTGGCGCACGTATCAGGCCGATTTTTGGCCCGATTTGCAGCTCAGTTGGTCTGGGGTGTACCCGGAGACGTTACAGCATCGGACGTATACGCTGTTTCCAGAGGGAGAGCACTTCTCGCTATGGACGTACCGCCGCGTCATCGACGAACGCCACTTTCTACCGGGGAGCGGGTTCCGCGATGTAACAATCGTCAACTGGCCTCAAAACGACTACTGGCTCGGGCCGGTGTTTGAAGTGGACGAAACGACAGCGAACCGTCATTTAGAGGGCGCGAAGCAGTTGAGTTTGTCACTCTTGTACTGGATGCAAACGGAGGCGCCGCGACACGATGGAGGATACGGTTATCGAGAGCTCCGGTTGCGCAAAGATGTCATGGGAACCGACGACGGATTGGCGATGGGGCCGTACATTCGCGAATCACGCCGCATTAAAGCGTGTTTTACCGTGCTAGAACAACACATTAGCGGCGAGGTGCGCGGCGAACGCGGGGCAGAAGTGTTTCACGATTCGGTAGGTGTCGGTAGTTACCGCATCGATTTACACCCGAGTACCGGTAACCGGCATTACATCGACTTCGCCAGCCACCCGTTCCAAATTCCGTTAGGGTCGCTCATCCCTGTGCGGATGAACAACTTGCTGCCCGCCTGTAAAAATATCGGTTCGACGCACATTACGAACGGTTGTTACCGCCTGCACCCCGTCGAGTGGAACATCGGCGAAGTGGCTGGTCATTTGGCAGCTTTCGCGTTAGCGAAAAAAAAGCGACCGCGGGAAGTGTACGAACAAAAGGCACTTCTGGAGGACTTTCAGCGCCAGCTAACAGCGAGTGGCATTGAATTGGCGTGGCCGAAATTACAGGCGCTATGA
- a CDS encoding protein O-GlcNAcase, with protein sequence MSFTYKGIIEGFYGEPWTMDERLDMIRFMAKHKYNTYVYAPKDDSYHRELWREPYPEQALAELVQLIDSCRAHDVDFVFSVSPGLSIVYSDETDLNLLVQKFGLLSEQGVNTFGLFLDDIPFELVHEQDKANYKSLAEAQSDLIAKTYARLKALDERNHLIICPTLYHGDGDHAYVRELGERVAPEIDIFWTGVDVCARAIREDEAQVLTNIFKRPPLYWDNFPVNDAAMTHLLHIGPYINRDPHLPAVSRGIILNPMNQAEASKIPLATAADYLNDPCGYDPQLSYVNAVAEIAGDDDFLPVWTFCQHSLYYNLKEQPHTPLGTLVDAYLRERRAADADAQETSALGVGTQENGAAGGGDHYVRLYAHLKGMDSAAKLIVTGRLQNERLAQNLKPWAEQLQRVSQFGLQLLDADRRGESVAPLAAQMEELADTTHEVAGDHLQRLYEAIEGAAAE encoded by the coding sequence ATGTCGTTTACGTACAAAGGGATTATCGAAGGTTTTTACGGCGAACCGTGGACAATGGACGAACGGCTCGACATGATCCGCTTCATGGCTAAGCACAAATACAACACGTACGTCTATGCACCTAAAGATGACAGCTACCACCGCGAACTTTGGCGCGAACCGTATCCAGAGCAGGCGTTAGCCGAGTTAGTCCAATTGATCGACTCTTGCCGAGCACACGACGTTGACTTCGTGTTTTCCGTAAGCCCGGGACTAAGTATTGTTTATAGTGATGAAACAGATTTGAACCTGTTAGTACAGAAGTTCGGACTTCTAAGTGAACAAGGCGTGAACACATTTGGGTTGTTTCTAGATGATATCCCCTTCGAATTAGTACACGAACAAGACAAGGCTAACTATAAGTCACTAGCTGAAGCGCAGAGCGACTTAATCGCTAAAACGTATGCGCGACTGAAGGCGTTAGACGAGCGGAACCACCTCATCATTTGCCCGACATTGTATCACGGAGACGGCGACCACGCGTATGTGCGAGAACTCGGCGAGCGCGTCGCGCCAGAAATCGACATTTTTTGGACGGGAGTCGATGTGTGCGCGCGGGCGATTCGCGAAGATGAGGCGCAAGTGCTGACAAACATTTTTAAACGGCCACCGCTCTACTGGGATAACTTTCCCGTTAACGACGCCGCAATGACACACCTGTTGCACATTGGACCCTACATAAATCGTGACCCGCACTTACCCGCAGTGAGCCGCGGTATTATTCTCAATCCGATGAACCAAGCAGAGGCGTCAAAGATTCCGCTGGCGACGGCTGCTGACTACTTGAACGATCCGTGTGGTTACGATCCGCAGCTCTCCTATGTCAACGCGGTCGCGGAAATCGCGGGGGACGACGATTTCCTTCCCGTGTGGACGTTTTGTCAGCACTCGCTGTACTACAACTTGAAAGAGCAGCCGCATACGCCTCTCGGAACGTTAGTCGACGCCTACTTGCGGGAGCGCCGTGCCGCCGACGCAGATGCTCAAGAAACTAGTGCCCTCGGCGTCGGTACACAGGAAAACGGTGCTGCTGGCGGTGGCGATCACTACGTCCGCCTGTACGCGCACTTAAAAGGAATGGACTCGGCAGCGAAGCTCATTGTCACAGGGCGCTTGCAAAATGAGCGCTTGGCGCAAAACCTCAAGCCGTGGGCGGAGCAATTACAGCGCGTCAGTCAGTTTGGGCTCCAACTGCTCGACGCCGACCGCCGTGGGGAAAGCGTCGCGCCATTGGCCGCGCAAATGGAGGAACTGGCAGATACGACACACGAAGTAGCCGGCGATCACTTACAACGACTGTACGAGGCGATCGAGGGCGCGGCTGCTGAGTGA
- a CDS encoding ABC transporter permease family protein gives MPKLKSKWGIGSTVGNVILGIWTVLILLPIIWTLFNALKSSSDILTKPWALPLPPNWDNFVNVWKQAGIGTGFKNSVIVTFVSIFTIVGLSALPAYVSGRIRFKSRNSFTTSLISGLMFPTFIAMG, from the coding sequence ATGCCGAAGCTTAAATCTAAATGGGGCATAGGTAGTACTGTCGGCAATGTCATCTTAGGCATATGGACGGTACTCATTTTACTGCCGATCATTTGGACCTTGTTTAACGCGCTAAAATCATCGAGTGACATTTTGACGAAACCGTGGGCATTGCCGCTTCCCCCTAATTGGGATAACTTTGTGAATGTATGGAAACAGGCCGGCATCGGTACCGGCTTTAAAAATAGTGTCATCGTCACGTTCGTTTCGATCTTTACGATCGTCGGGCTGTCAGCGTTACCCGCTTACGTGTCAGGGAGGATTCGGTTTAAGTCACGCAACTCTTTTACTACTTCTTTAATTAGCGGGCTCATGTTTCCGACGTTTATCGCGATGGGGTAG